In the genome of Quercus robur chromosome 3, dhQueRobu3.1, whole genome shotgun sequence, one region contains:
- the LOC126717194 gene encoding histidine-containing phosphotransfer protein 1-like — translation MDVVVQLQRQLADHTASLFHEGFLNEQFNQLQQLQDESNPDFVVEVVSLFFEDSERLLNELAKALEQQAVDYKKVDAHVHQLKGSSSSIGAQRVQGVCIPFRNFCEEQNNEGCLKCLQQVKHEYSLVKNKLETLFKLEQQLIAAGGSFPTL, via the exons ATGGATGTTGTGGTTCAGTTGCAGAGGCAGTTGGCAGACCACACTGCCTCTCTCTTCCATGAG GGATTTCTAAATGAGCAGTTTAACCAGCTTCAGCAGCTGCAAGATGAGAGCAACCCAGATTTTGTGGTTGAAGTTGTGTCTCTTTTCTTTGAAGACTCTGAGAGACTTCTTAATGAGCTAGCTAAAGCTCT AGAACAGCAGGCTGTTGATTACAAAAAGGTGGATGCCCACGTTCATCAGTTGAAGGGTAGCAGCTCCAG TATTGGTGCACAGAGAGTTCAAGGAGTCTGCATTCCGTTTAGAAATTTCTGCGAGGAGCAGAACAATGAAGG TTGTCTCAAATGTCTGCAACAAGTAAAGCATGAGTATTCTCTTGTGAAAAATAAGCTTGAAACACTATTCAAG CTGGAGCAACAGCTTATTGCTGCCGGTGGCTCATTTCCTACATTGTGA